In the genome of Flavobacterium panacagri, one region contains:
- a CDS encoding carboxypeptidase-like regulatory domain-containing protein, producing MKYFAVFFFILMANIGFAQDTQPTVPQRVSGYIINDNSKQPLAGVNIINTNKVRGAKSDEKGYFEIDVQVNDTLHFSILGFQSLRIRVTNDWIKNKVTRIQLTEKAIALEEVIIAPFTLTGYLEIDSKLIPTKENYRYSISGLTQGYEAGEYAPNAFGKVLGSIFNPADMLYNFFGKNGKELKKLKEMKKDDTVRTLLESKYDRETVAVLLGISKDEIPEIMHRCNYSDSFIQTANDLQIMDAISACYEQYKVLKRN from the coding sequence ATGAAATATTTCGCAGTTTTCTTTTTTATTCTTATGGCTAACATTGGTTTTGCGCAAGATACGCAGCCAACGGTTCCCCAAAGAGTTTCAGGTTACATTATTAACGACAACAGCAAACAGCCCTTAGCAGGTGTAAACATTATTAATACCAACAAAGTTCGTGGTGCAAAATCTGACGAAAAAGGGTATTTTGAAATTGATGTGCAAGTCAATGATACACTGCATTTTTCTATTCTTGGTTTCCAATCTCTTAGAATTAGAGTTACAAATGACTGGATCAAAAACAAAGTAACACGAATTCAGCTTACCGAAAAAGCAATTGCTCTAGAAGAAGTTATTATTGCTCCGTTTACCTTAACAGGTTATCTTGAAATTGACTCTAAATTAATTCCAACAAAAGAAAATTATCGTTACAGTATTTCTGGTCTTACTCAAGGTTATGAAGCAGGAGAATATGCTCCAAATGCTTTTGGTAAAGTCTTAGGATCCATCTTCAATCCCGCCGATATGCTTTATAATTTCTTCGGAAAAAATGGTAAAGAGCTCAAGAAATTGAAGGAAATGAAAAAGGATGATACTGTACGAACACTTTTAGAATCAAAATACGATCGTGAAACCGTTGCAGTATTATTAGGGATCAGCAAAGACGAAATCCCCGAAATCATGCATCGATGCAACTATTCTGACTCATTCATTCAAACAGCAAATGATTTGCAGATTATGGATGCCATTAGTGCTTGTTATGAACAGTATAAAGTTTTGAAAAGAAACTAA
- a CDS encoding TonB-dependent receptor plug domain-containing protein, with protein sequence MKNILSILFLLLFTTLTAQNIEADWNSVYKNSNTEKVYVQLNNVLYNLGETVFFKAFVTENDNRPSTLSAYLYVDIFQGNKKVISQNYEIENGSAVCSYKIPHDAAAGLYKILAYTKIQNQLAENIFEKTFFVQKVVSPRILMTLDFKKKAYGKGETCEADFVLKNLENEPIRNYEFRYDVFIAGKKIDSLKGKTDDLGKAVVQFKLPENLDSNDGILNVMLDYDNFKESVTRSIPINLNFVDLQFLAESGNLVLNEPSSLCFIAKNEFGLPMDVAGFIEDESGNKITDFKSIHDGMGNVILKTEGTKKYFAVVTSPFKSNEKITLPVAEENVFTINAKKNAETVSLHIYAPLKIEGQVLVRNLAQICKTINLNLKKGWNTIEVSTKDFPVGIHSFSLLIKENVVAERLVFLNYQDGLKIEIKTDKETYLPREKVNVSIVTKDKNNAPIPSSLAVSVVDSKLLTYIDDKQDNILSWLFLGFELKGKIHEPRFYFDDNKAQEIKEEAIDLLLNTHGWRKYNQENLQNLISEVKNSILPEQNKGIAGFVTNHKKRGVSKKVLLFSDTGKVFETKSNSGGYFVFNKVSFSSFAYLVVEGKSNKQYVITNSYTNSNEFLAMKDTLKNKIPLEVSFRPAETKETITESGQIRGTPIVLSSDSANLSEVVVVGYGSTNKKMISGAIVKINAADITNSLSGRAAGIQITESSGQPGSADKVRIRGLSSVYGSRAGGQPLIVVDGIPYVNNENSSVFGNLSVNSIESVTILKDASATAIYGSSGNSGVILITTKGRMFQGNILLGKKHKYSFQQINKTSAKVISVAERFYVPKYQSTIVEEKTDFRTCIYWNSIIQTDKNGRANFEFYTSDDNTSFKILAEGTSYKGDLGKSEAVFAVKELIQTDVKVPLYASQEDVILVPLWLKNNSDKNLNLTYKVNFYEQKDLVEQTSSVGLKPNETKSITIKLIASKIGRNIPLGIALTGDDYKMTVRKTIDVYSKGFPVNIDISGVKSQTAAFEIQDAFPGSITSDFKLFYNPFSAIFSSLEGMMREPYGCFEQVSSSNYPNIMAMQLLKFKNMSPEFKERALKYLEVGYKKLKNYESKGGGFEWYGGNPGNEALTAYGLLQFHEMKEFVNVDQKMIDRTIEWLNSRKDDKGGFSQNPGRYGFSGIKSTVNNAYIVYVLSEIGKMDIEKQYQTALEEALKSKDLYRMELAALAAFNLNKIPEYKSLMSLIKAKMDKQVFNHLEAEQTVINSYGKSMNIEIASLYAIALLKEKEITEEVTKTLNFIQSSRTSYGFGSTQATALALKAITEFNKLYINTVAVKQAVMSFNDETMDLSQKDKSGNLALNDLKIKEGKNKFDIQIQEDNIIPYTLQIQYNTYTPINSKECKLSLKTNVLQNKVKISETLRVQIEVENKTAKEVSNPIARIGIPGGLTPEPWQLKELVEKNAVDYYEIFGNELVFYFRKLNARETRKINVDFKAIVPGDYKGIASSAYLYYEKEHKNWNKGLEIEVLP encoded by the coding sequence TCTTACAGCTCAAAACATAGAAGCCGACTGGAACTCTGTTTATAAAAATTCTAATACAGAAAAAGTATATGTGCAGTTAAATAATGTACTCTACAATCTTGGTGAAACTGTATTTTTTAAAGCATTTGTTACCGAAAACGACAATAGACCTAGTACATTAAGTGCCTATTTATATGTTGATATTTTTCAAGGCAATAAAAAAGTAATTAGCCAGAATTATGAAATAGAAAATGGCAGTGCCGTATGTTCCTATAAAATTCCACATGATGCCGCTGCTGGTTTGTACAAAATATTAGCGTATACTAAAATTCAAAACCAGTTAGCTGAAAATATTTTTGAGAAAACCTTTTTTGTTCAAAAAGTAGTCTCTCCAAGAATTTTGATGACTCTGGATTTTAAAAAGAAAGCTTACGGAAAAGGTGAAACTTGTGAGGCCGATTTTGTACTTAAAAATCTGGAAAATGAGCCAATTCGAAATTATGAATTTCGATACGATGTTTTTATTGCAGGAAAAAAAATCGATTCATTGAAAGGAAAAACGGATGATTTAGGGAAAGCTGTGGTTCAATTTAAATTACCGGAAAATTTAGATTCTAATGATGGAATTCTAAATGTAATGCTTGATTATGATAATTTTAAAGAATCGGTAACACGTTCGATCCCAATTAATTTAAACTTTGTTGATTTACAATTTTTAGCAGAAAGTGGGAATTTGGTTTTAAATGAACCATCATCGTTATGTTTTATTGCTAAAAATGAATTTGGACTTCCAATGGATGTTGCGGGATTTATTGAAGATGAAAGCGGAAATAAAATCACAGATTTTAAAAGTATTCATGATGGAATGGGAAATGTAATCCTAAAAACAGAAGGAACTAAAAAATATTTTGCTGTTGTAACTTCTCCTTTTAAATCGAATGAAAAAATTACGCTGCCAGTCGCAGAAGAAAATGTATTTACAATAAATGCTAAAAAGAATGCAGAAACAGTTTCGCTGCATATTTACGCTCCATTGAAAATTGAAGGTCAAGTTTTGGTTAGAAATCTTGCTCAAATTTGTAAAACAATTAATCTGAATCTAAAAAAAGGATGGAATACTATTGAAGTCAGTACAAAAGATTTTCCTGTTGGAATTCATTCTTTTTCTTTATTGATAAAAGAGAATGTTGTCGCCGAAAGATTGGTTTTCCTAAACTATCAAGATGGGCTAAAAATAGAAATTAAAACCGATAAAGAAACGTATTTGCCTAGAGAAAAAGTAAATGTTTCAATTGTGACAAAAGACAAAAATAATGCGCCTATTCCGTCAAGTTTAGCTGTTTCTGTAGTCGATTCAAAATTACTCACTTATATTGATGATAAACAGGATAATATTTTGTCTTGGCTGTTTCTTGGATTTGAATTAAAAGGCAAAATACATGAACCAAGATTTTATTTTGATGACAATAAAGCTCAGGAAATAAAAGAAGAAGCAATTGATTTGCTGTTGAATACACATGGCTGGAGAAAATACAATCAAGAGAATCTTCAAAATTTAATTTCAGAAGTAAAAAACAGCATCCTGCCAGAACAAAACAAAGGGATAGCAGGTTTTGTTACCAATCACAAAAAAAGAGGCGTTTCGAAAAAAGTACTTCTTTTTTCAGATACTGGTAAAGTCTTCGAAACAAAAAGTAATTCTGGTGGTTATTTTGTGTTTAATAAAGTTTCTTTTTCAAGCTTTGCTTATTTGGTCGTTGAAGGAAAAAGCAATAAACAATATGTGATAACAAATTCATATACAAATAGTAATGAATTTTTGGCAATGAAAGATACGCTTAAAAATAAAATACCTTTAGAAGTAAGTTTTAGGCCGGCCGAAACAAAAGAAACCATAACAGAAAGTGGTCAAATTAGAGGAACTCCAATCGTATTGTCATCAGATTCGGCTAATTTATCAGAAGTAGTAGTTGTAGGTTATGGAAGTACTAACAAAAAAATGATTTCTGGTGCTATTGTAAAAATAAACGCTGCAGATATCACTAATTCTTTAAGCGGAAGAGCAGCAGGAATTCAAATAACAGAATCTTCTGGACAGCCGGGATCTGCAGACAAAGTTAGAATTAGGGGATTAAGTTCAGTTTATGGAAGCAGAGCGGGAGGGCAACCTTTAATTGTTGTAGATGGAATTCCATACGTTAATAATGAAAATTCCTCTGTTTTTGGCAATTTATCGGTAAATTCAATAGAATCAGTTACAATTCTGAAAGATGCTTCGGCAACAGCGATTTATGGATCTTCTGGTAATTCAGGCGTAATTTTAATTACGACGAAAGGTAGAATGTTTCAAGGAAATATTCTTTTAGGAAAAAAACACAAATACTCTTTTCAGCAGATAAATAAAACTTCGGCTAAAGTGATAAGTGTAGCAGAAAGATTTTATGTGCCAAAATACCAATCTACAATCGTTGAAGAAAAAACAGATTTTAGAACTTGTATTTACTGGAATTCAATTATTCAGACAGATAAAAACGGTAGGGCCAATTTTGAATTTTATACTTCAGATGATAATACTTCTTTTAAAATTCTAGCAGAAGGAACATCTTATAAAGGTGATTTAGGCAAATCGGAAGCTGTTTTTGCTGTAAAAGAGTTAATTCAAACCGATGTAAAAGTGCCACTTTATGCTTCGCAGGAAGATGTAATTTTAGTACCGCTTTGGCTGAAAAATAATTCAGACAAGAACTTAAACTTAACGTATAAAGTTAATTTTTATGAACAAAAGGATTTAGTTGAACAAACCTCTTCTGTGGGACTAAAACCAAATGAAACAAAAAGTATTACTATCAAATTAATTGCGTCTAAAATTGGAAGAAATATACCATTGGGAATCGCCTTAACTGGAGACGATTATAAAATGACTGTTAGAAAAACAATTGATGTCTATTCAAAGGGATTCCCTGTAAATATTGATATTTCTGGGGTAAAATCTCAAACAGCAGCGTTTGAAATTCAAGATGCATTTCCAGGATCAATTACCAGTGATTTTAAATTGTTTTATAATCCATTTTCCGCCATTTTCAGTTCTCTTGAAGGAATGATGCGTGAACCTTACGGCTGTTTTGAGCAGGTTTCTTCCTCAAATTATCCTAATATTATGGCGATGCAATTGCTTAAGTTTAAAAACATGTCACCAGAATTTAAGGAACGTGCTTTGAAGTATTTAGAAGTTGGATATAAAAAGCTTAAGAATTACGAGTCCAAAGGTGGTGGTTTTGAATGGTATGGAGGCAATCCAGGCAATGAAGCATTGACTGCCTATGGGTTATTGCAATTTCATGAAATGAAAGAGTTTGTCAATGTAGATCAGAAAATGATTGACAGAACTATAGAATGGTTGAATTCCAGAAAAGATGATAAAGGCGGATTTAGTCAAAATCCGGGTAGATATGGTTTCTCAGGAATAAAAAGTACTGTGAATAATGCCTATATCGTTTATGTTTTATCTGAAATTGGAAAAATGGATATCGAAAAGCAGTATCAAACGGCTTTGGAAGAAGCTTTAAAAAGCAAAGATTTATACAGAATGGAACTAGCTGCTTTAGCCGCATTTAATTTGAATAAAATTCCAGAATACAAATCGCTTATGAGTTTGATAAAAGCCAAAATGGATAAACAAGTTTTTAATCATTTAGAAGCAGAACAAACCGTTATCAATAGTTACGGCAAATCGATGAATATAGAAATTGCTTCCTTGTATGCCATTGCTTTATTGAAAGAAAAAGAAATTACAGAGGAAGTCACAAAAACTTTAAATTTTATTCAATCTTCCAGAACATCTTATGGATTTGGTTCAACGCAAGCGACTGCTTTGGCATTAAAAGCAATTACAGAATTTAATAAACTTTATATTAATACAGTAGCGGTTAAACAAGCGGTAATGAGTTTTAATGATGAGACAATGGATTTATCTCAAAAGGATAAAAGTGGAAATTTAGCTTTAAATGATTTAAAAATAAAAGAAGGGAAAAATAAGTTTGATATTCAAATTCAGGAAGATAATATAATTCCTTATACTTTGCAGATTCAGTACAATACGTACACACCAATTAATTCTAAAGAATGTAAATTGTCTTTAAAAACAAACGTTTTACAAAACAAAGTAAAAATAAGCGAAACGCTTAGAGTTCAAATTGAAGTTGAAAATAAAACCGCAAAAGAAGTTTCAAATCCAATTGCAAGAATAGGAATTCCGGGTGGACTGACTCCAGAACCTTGGCAACTTAAAGAATTAGTAGAAAAAAATGCTGTGGATTATTATGAAATCTTTGGCAACGAATTGGTGTTTTATTTTAGAAAATTGAACGCTAGAGAAACCCGTAAAATTAATGTTGATTTTAAAGCTATTGTTCCAGGAGATTATAAAGGAATTGCTTCGTCAGCTTATTTATATTACGAAAAGGAACACAAAAATTGGAATAAAGGTTTAGAAATTGAGGTTTTACCTTAA
- a CDS encoding aminoacyl-histidine dipeptidase translates to MSQEIRNLEPKALWNKFADLNAVPRPSKKEERVIEFMKNFGSSLGLETFEDEIRNVIIRKPATPGMENRKPIVMQGHLDMVHQKNADTVFDFDTQGIDMYVDGDWVRARGTTLGADNGLGVATIMAILESKDIPHPAIEALFTIDEETGMTGALNLKGGILQGQILLNLDTEEDDEIDIGCAGGIDVTATRTYHEEEVPEASVGYTITVKGLNGGHSGMDIHKGLGNANKIMNRLLFDAFENFGLQIVEINGGSLRNAIPRESVAKVIISQMFDEAYVYDMQEIIADIKAEYKTTEPNLTIEIVKGDLPEKVMDLGVQEGIIRAIYAAQNGVYKMSADMADLVETSNNIARVVIKDGEILVGCLTRSSVESSKFDLANSLRSAFELVGCEVELSGSYPGWTPNVNSEILEVLKEIYEKQNGEQPKVVACHAGLECGILGTNYPDMDMISFGPTIHGAHSPDERASISSAQKYWKFVLEILENIPVKNY, encoded by the coding sequence ATGAGTCAAGAAATAAGAAATCTGGAACCAAAAGCACTTTGGAATAAATTCGCAGATTTAAATGCTGTTCCGCGTCCATCAAAGAAAGAAGAGCGCGTAATTGAGTTTATGAAAAACTTTGGAAGCAGCTTAGGTCTGGAAACTTTTGAAGATGAAATTCGAAATGTAATTATCAGAAAGCCTGCAACTCCTGGTATGGAAAATCGTAAACCTATCGTAATGCAAGGACATTTGGATATGGTACACCAAAAAAATGCAGATACAGTTTTTGACTTCGATACTCAGGGAATCGATATGTATGTAGATGGAGACTGGGTTCGTGCTCGTGGCACAACACTTGGAGCCGATAATGGGTTAGGAGTAGCGACTATTATGGCAATTTTAGAAAGCAAAGATATTCCGCATCCTGCGATTGAAGCTTTGTTTACAATCGATGAAGAAACTGGAATGACAGGAGCTTTAAATCTTAAAGGAGGTATTTTACAAGGACAGATTTTATTAAACCTAGATACGGAAGAAGATGATGAAATTGATATCGGATGTGCAGGAGGAATCGATGTAACAGCTACAAGAACGTATCATGAAGAAGAAGTTCCAGAAGCTTCTGTTGGATATACGATTACGGTAAAAGGGCTAAACGGAGGACATTCAGGAATGGATATCCATAAAGGTTTAGGAAATGCCAATAAAATTATGAATCGTTTATTGTTTGATGCATTTGAAAACTTCGGTTTACAAATTGTTGAAATTAATGGAGGAAGTCTTCGAAATGCAATTCCGAGAGAAAGTGTTGCCAAAGTAATCATTTCTCAAATGTTTGATGAAGCATATGTTTATGATATGCAGGAAATTATTGCTGATATAAAAGCAGAATATAAAACAACTGAGCCCAATTTAACGATTGAAATTGTAAAAGGAGATTTACCTGAAAAAGTAATGGATCTTGGTGTTCAGGAAGGAATTATCAGAGCAATTTATGCGGCGCAGAATGGAGTATACAAAATGAGCGCTGATATGGCTGATTTGGTTGAAACTTCTAATAATATTGCTCGTGTAGTTATAAAAGATGGAGAAATTTTGGTTGGATGTTTAACACGTTCTTCTGTTGAATCTTCAAAATTTGATTTGGCTAATTCTTTACGTTCTGCTTTTGAATTAGTAGGATGCGAAGTAGAACTTTCTGGTTCTTATCCAGGATGGACTCCAAATGTAAATTCTGAGATTTTGGAAGTTTTAAAAGAGATTTACGAAAAGCAAAACGGAGAACAGCCTAAAGTTGTAGCTTGTCATGCAGGTTTAGAATGTGGAATTTTAGGCACTAATTATCCGGATATGGATATGATTTCTTTTGGGCCAACAATTCATGGAGCACATTCTCCAGATGAAAGAGCAAGTATTTCTTCTGCTCAGAAATATTGGAAATTTGTTTTAGAAATTCTTGAGAATATACCAGTTAAGAATTATTGA
- a CDS encoding DUF3810 domain-containing protein: MKSKYILPLFLLVQIIFLRILRYFPDYVEGFYSNNLFLRISHFSRIALGKIPFSLGDCIYALLILSIIGWFWRIRKNWRTDWKDNLLTILGKISVFYFFFHLLWAFNYYRKPLFEKMEIKREYSDADLYAFTKRLIVKTNEIQLAITKNKSEKIVFPYSQKESFDLILNGYDNLANEYPYFKYETLSVKKSLFSLPLTYMGFGGYLNPFTNEAQINYLLPMYNFPVTTSHEMAHQIGYASENECNFIGVLASVKNDNLYYQYSGYSFVLRYCLGIWKYKNENVFNQLKKTVHPGILKNYKESEDFWKKYDTFIDEGFHFLYDNFLKSNNQKDGMESYSKFIDLMINYYRDKKL; this comes from the coding sequence GTGAAATCAAAATATATTCTTCCCTTATTTCTTTTAGTTCAAATTATCTTTTTAAGAATTCTGAGGTATTTTCCAGATTATGTAGAAGGCTTTTACAGCAATAATCTCTTTCTAAGAATTTCGCATTTTTCGAGAATAGCTTTGGGGAAAATTCCTTTCTCTCTTGGCGATTGTATTTATGCACTTTTAATTTTATCTATAATTGGATGGTTTTGGAGAATCAGAAAAAATTGGAGGACAGATTGGAAAGACAATCTTTTAACAATCTTAGGAAAAATTTCTGTTTTTTATTTTTTCTTCCATCTTCTTTGGGCTTTCAACTATTATCGCAAACCTCTATTTGAAAAAATGGAAATTAAAAGAGAATATTCAGATGCTGATCTATATGCTTTTACCAAAAGGCTAATAGTAAAAACAAATGAAATTCAACTTGCCATTACAAAGAATAAGAGTGAAAAAATTGTGTTTCCTTATTCTCAAAAAGAATCTTTTGATCTGATTTTGAACGGTTATGATAATTTGGCAAACGAATATCCATATTTCAAATATGAAACTTTAAGCGTAAAAAAATCTTTATTTAGCTTGCCTTTAACTTATATGGGATTTGGAGGTTATTTAAATCCATTTACCAATGAAGCACAGATAAACTATTTACTTCCAATGTATAATTTTCCAGTCACCACTTCGCATGAAATGGCACATCAGATTGGATACGCTAGTGAAAACGAGTGTAACTTTATTGGTGTTTTGGCTTCAGTTAAAAATGATAATTTATATTACCAATATTCTGGATACAGTTTTGTTTTACGCTATTGTTTAGGAATCTGGAAATACAAAAATGAGAACGTTTTTAATCAATTAAAGAAAACTGTTCATCCCGGAATTTTGAAAAACTATAAAGAAAGCGAAGATTTTTGGAAAAAATACGACACTTTTATTGACGAAGGTTTCCATTTTCTCTATGATAATTTCTTAAAATCAAACAATCAGAAAGACGGAATGGAAAGCTACAGCAAGTTTATTGATTTGATGATTAATTATTATAGAGATAAAAAACTTTAA
- a CDS encoding non-canonical purine NTP diphosphatase has protein sequence MKLVFASNNKNKIAEIQSMLPESIKILSLEDINCLEDIPETADTIEGNAILKADYVTQKYGYDCFADDTGLEVHALNGKPGVYSARYAGEQKNADDNMNKLLDGLKDKENRNAQFKTVITLNLNGKQYLFTGIAKGEITLSKTGTNGFGYDPIFKPENFDKTFAELPLETKNTIGHRGKAVKQLIDFLNTTK, from the coding sequence ATGAAACTCGTTTTCGCTTCAAACAACAAAAATAAAATTGCCGAAATTCAAAGTATGCTTCCTGAAAGCATTAAAATATTAAGTTTAGAAGATATTAATTGTTTGGAAGATATTCCAGAAACTGCAGATACCATTGAAGGAAATGCGATTTTAAAAGCAGATTATGTAACCCAGAAATATGGTTATGATTGTTTTGCAGATGACACAGGTTTAGAAGTTCATGCTTTAAATGGCAAACCTGGAGTTTATTCTGCACGTTATGCCGGCGAACAGAAAAATGCTGACGATAATATGAATAAACTTTTGGACGGATTAAAAGACAAAGAAAATCGCAACGCCCAATTTAAAACCGTTATCACTTTAAATCTTAACGGAAAACAATATTTATTTACAGGAATTGCAAAAGGCGAAATAACATTAAGCAAAACGGGTACAAATGGTTTTGGATATGATCCAATTTTTAAACCTGAAAATTTTGACAAAACCTTTGCAGAACTGCCTTTGGAAACAAAAAACACCATTGGTCATCGCGGAAAAGCGGTTAAGCAACTAATTGATTTCCTGAACACCACAAAATAA
- a CDS encoding DEAD/DEAH box helicase: protein MNKFEQLGLNESLLKAILDLGFENPSEVQEKAIPLLLEKDTDMVALAQTGTGKTAAFGFPLIQKIDADNRNTQALVLSPTRELCLQITNELKNYSKYEKGINVVAVYGGASITEQAREIKRGAQIIVATPGRMQDMINRGLVNIKNIDYCVLDEADEMLNMGFYDDIVSILSDTPDEKSTWLFSATMPQEVARIAKQFMSEPLEITVGTKNSGSSTVSHEFYLVNARDRYEALKRLADANPDIFSVVFCRTKRDTQAIAEKLIEDGYSAAALHGDLSQAQRDGVMKSFRGRQIQMLVATDVAARGIDVDNVTHVVNYQLPDEIETYNHRSGRTGRAGKLGTSIVIVTKSELRKISSIERIIKQKFEEKTIPSGIEICEIQLLHLANKIKDTEVDHEIDNYLPAINNVLEDLSKEELIKKMVSVEFNRFIAYYKKNRDISTQSSDRRERGDSEPREFNNNGAVRYFVNIGSRDNFDWMSLKDYLKETLDLGRDDIFKVDVKEGFSFFNTDPQHTDKVMDVLNNVQLEGRRINVEISKNDGGGRRDHNNRGGRRDSGRREGNFAPRREGGFRSDRNSSRDGGSREGGFRSDRNSSAPRREGGFRSSAPRNENGGSDRAPRRSESFGDSSRPRRPRRD from the coding sequence ATGAATAAATTTGAACAATTAGGATTAAATGAATCGTTACTGAAGGCGATTTTAGATCTAGGATTTGAAAATCCGTCAGAGGTACAGGAAAAGGCGATTCCCCTATTATTGGAAAAAGACACGGATATGGTTGCGTTGGCTCAAACAGGGACAGGGAAAACGGCAGCTTTCGGTTTTCCGCTAATTCAAAAAATTGATGCCGACAACAGAAATACACAAGCATTAGTTTTATCGCCAACACGCGAGTTATGTTTACAGATTACTAACGAACTTAAAAACTACTCTAAATACGAAAAAGGTATTAATGTGGTAGCAGTTTACGGAGGAGCTAGTATAACAGAACAAGCAAGAGAAATAAAAAGAGGAGCACAAATTATTGTGGCAACTCCAGGAAGAATGCAAGACATGATTAACAGAGGTTTAGTGAACATTAAAAACATAGATTACTGTGTTTTGGATGAGGCTGACGAAATGTTAAACATGGGATTCTATGATGACATTGTATCTATTTTATCAGATACTCCAGATGAAAAAAGCACATGGTTGTTCTCTGCAACTATGCCGCAAGAGGTTGCCAGAATTGCAAAACAATTCATGAGCGAACCATTAGAAATCACTGTAGGAACTAAAAACTCTGGTTCATCTACAGTTTCTCACGAATTTTACTTAGTAAATGCTCGTGATCGTTACGAAGCGTTAAAACGTTTAGCTGACGCTAACCCAGACATTTTCTCTGTAGTTTTCTGTCGTACAAAAAGAGACACTCAAGCTATTGCTGAGAAGTTAATTGAAGATGGATATAGCGCCGCTGCGTTACACGGAGATTTATCTCAAGCGCAACGTGATGGTGTAATGAAATCTTTCCGTGGAAGACAAATTCAGATGCTTGTTGCTACTGACGTTGCTGCACGTGGTATTGATGTTGATAACGTAACACACGTTGTGAACTACCAATTACCTGACGAGATTGAAACTTACAACCACCGTTCTGGTCGTACTGGTAGAGCAGGAAAATTAGGTACTTCTATTGTAATTGTCACAAAAAGTGAGTTACGTAAAATTTCTTCTATCGAGAGAATCATCAAACAAAAATTCGAAGAAAAAACTATTCCTTCTGGAATCGAAATCTGCGAAATTCAGTTGTTGCACTTAGCGAACAAAATTAAAGATACTGAGGTTGATCACGAAATTGACAACTACTTACCAGCAATTAACAATGTTCTTGAAGATTTATCTAAAGAAGAATTGATTAAGAAAATGGTTTCAGTAGAATTTAACCGTTTCATTGCTTATTACAAAAAGAACAGAGATATTTCTACTCAATCTTCAGACAGACGCGAAAGAGGTGATTCTGAGCCAAGAGAATTCAACAATAACGGAGCAGTTCGTTATTTCGTGAATATCGGTTCTAGAGATAACTTCGACTGGATGTCATTAAAAGATTACTTGAAAGAAACATTAGACTTAGGTCGTGATGATATCTTTAAAGTTGACGTAAAAGAAGGATTCTCTTTCTTCAATACTGATCCACAGCATACAGACAAAGTAATGGACGTTTTAAACAACGTACAATTAGAAGGTCGTCGTATTAATGTTGAGATTTCTAAAAATGATGGCGGTGGAAGACGTGACCACAACAACCGTGGTGGAAGACGTGATTCTGGCAGAAGAGAAGGAAATTTTGCTCCAAGACGTGAAGGCGGATTTAGAAGCGATAGAAACTCTTCAAGAGACGGAGGTTCACGCGAAGGCGGATTCAGAAGTGATAGAAATTCATCAGCTCCAAGAAGAGAAGGTGGTTTTAGAAGTTCTGCTCCAAGAAACGAAAACGGAGGCTCAGACAGAGCTCCAAGACGTTCTGAAAGCTTTGGTGATTCGTCTAGACCAAGAAGACCAAGAAGAGATTAA